A part of Aegilops tauschii subsp. strangulata cultivar AL8/78 chromosome 2, Aet v6.0, whole genome shotgun sequence genomic DNA contains:
- the LOC109745549 gene encoding G-type lectin S-receptor-like serine/threonine-protein kinase At2g19130 — protein sequence MTLLHVFLGLLLSLHAAASRRGAAAAMDTVSAGNGHGLAGRDRLVSNNTKFALGFFKMDSKSSHTYLGIWFNKVPKIMPVWSANGESPVIDPISPELAIAGDGNLAILNQATKKVIWSTHANVTTNDTKAVLMNNGNFVLHSSSNSSMVFWQSFDYPTDTLLAGAKIGWDKTTGLNRRLVSRKNLIDQAPGLYTLEMGQNRLGHLLWNSTLEFWTSGAWNGRYFNLAPEMIGALTPNFTFINTENESTFMYTLRDDTAIVQCAIDVYGQGLVGAWLEPIHNWLINYRQPIFQCDVFATCGPFTICRENADPLCSCMKGFSLGSPKDWDLGDRSHGCRRNTPLGCENEGNKPGLAAKFYPVQGSMRLPHEGAKVPAATSGDDCQRICLGNCSCTAYSYGKGGCSIWHGKLYNVKQQSDASSAANGDTLYIRLAAAELPESVVSKKQSGINLVSVAVGASAAALVLVILGLVIWSKKGKWFTSTPVNGVGIISFRYADLQRATNNFTERLGGGSFGSVFKGYLSDSVTLAVKRLEGAHQGDKQFRAEVSSVGIIQHINLVKLIGFCCKGDERLLVYEFMPNQSLDVHLFKANGTVLDWSLRYQIAIGVARGLAYLHTGCRDCIIHCDIKPENILLDTSFVAKIADFGMAKVLGREFSQALTTTRGTIGYLAPEWISGSAVTSKVDVYSYGMVLFEIISGRRNSSQVEDGDYSAFFPLQVARKLLSGEIGSLVDPNLQGDVNLEEVVRVCKVACWCIQDDEFDRPTMAEVVQFLEGVIEVDMPRVPRLLNAITAGVGSPTSDT from the coding sequence ATGACTCTCCTCCATGTCTTCCTTGGACTCCTCCTCTCCCTGCACGCGGCGGCGTCGCGGCGTggtgccgccgccgccatggacaCGGTGTCAGCCGGCAATGGGCATGGGCTCGCCGGCAGAGACAGGCTCGTCTCCAACAACACCAAGTTTGCGCTCGGCTTCTTCAAGATGGACAGTAAGTCCTCTCACACCTACCTCGGCATCTGGTTCAACAAGGTCCCCAAGATAATGCCGGTTTGGTCTGCCAACGGCGAGAGCCCGGTCATCGACCCCATCTCGCCGGAGCTCGCAATCGCCGGTGACGGCAACTTGGCCATCTTAAATCAGGCCACCAAGAAAGTCATATGGTCCACCCATGCCAATGTCACAACCAACGACACCAAAGCTGTGCTCATGAACAATGGCAACTTCGTCCTACACAGCTCCTCAAACTCATCCATGGTCTTCTGGCAGAGCTTTGACTACCCAACCGACACCCTTCTCGCCGGCGCAAAGATTGGCTGGGACAAGACCACCGGCCTGAACCGCCGCCTTGTTTCAAGGAAAAATTTGATTGACCAGGCTCCTGGTCTCTACACTCTGGAGATGGGACAGAATAGGCTTGGTCATCTCCTGTGGAACTCAACACTAGAATTCTGGACCAGCGGGGCATGGAACGGCCGTTACTTCAACCTAGCACCCGAGATGATTGGCGCCCTGACACCAAATTTCACATTCATAAACACTGAGAATGAGTCTACCTTCATGTACACGTTGCGGGATGACACGGCCATTGTGCAATGTGCGATAGATGTCTATGGCCAAGGGCTGGTGGGTGCATGGTTGGAACCCATACATAACTGGTTGATCAATTACAGGCAGCCTATCTTTCAATGCGACGTCTTTGCAACCTGTGGACCTTTCACAATCTGTAGAGAAAATGCAGATCCACTCTGCAGCTGCATGAAGGGTTTCTCGCTGGGATCACCCAAGGACTGGGATCTGGGAGACCGAAGCCATGGGTGCAGGAGGAACACTCCATTAGGCTGTGAGAATGAGGGAAACAAGCCAGGTCTTGCAGCTAAGTTCTACCCCGTGCAAGGTAGTATGAGGTTGCCCCATGAGGGAGCAAAAGTACCGGCCGCGACAAGTGGAGATGACTGCCAACGGATTTGCTTGGGCAACTGTTCTTGCACTGCATATTCGTACGGTAAAGGAGGCTGCTCTATTTGGCATGGGAAATTGTACAATGTAAAACAACAATCTGATGCTTCTTCAGCAGCAAATGGCGATACGCTTTATATCCGCCTTGCCGCAGCAGAGCTGCCAGAAAGTGTGGTAAGTAAGAAGCAGAGTGGAATCAACCTCGTCAGTGTTGCGGTTGGTGCAAGCGCTGCTGCTCTTGTCCTGGTGATTCTTGGATTGGTGATTTGGAGTAAAAAAGGGAAGTGGTTTACTAGCACGCCGGTAAATGGAGTTGGGATCATTTCATTTCGGTATGCTGATTTGCAACGTGCAACTAACAACTTCACAGAAAGGTTAGGAGGGGGCAGTTTCGGTTCTGTATTCAAGGGGTATCTAAGTGACTCAGTCACCTTGGCAGTGAAAAGACTTGAAGGTGCCCATCAAGGAGATAAGCAATTCAGAGCAGAAGTGAGTTCAGTTGGAATCATCCAGCACATCAACTTAGTCAAACTGATAGGGTTTTGTTGCAAAGGCGATGAGAGGCTGCTTGTGTATGAATTCATGCCGAATCAATCCCTTGATGTGCATCTATTTAAGGCCAATGGTACAGTTTTGGACTGGAGTCTCAGATACCAGATAGCTATTGGAGTTGCCAGAGGCCTAGCCTACTTGCACACTGGTTGTCGGGATTGCATTATACATTGTGATATCAAGCCAGAAAACATACTTCTCGACACTTCATTCGTAGCCAAAATTGCAGACTTTGGAATGGCAAAGGTTTTGGGGAGAGAATTTAGTCAAGCATTGACTACAACGAGAGGAACCATTGGATATCTTGCTCCTGAATGGATTAGCGGATCAGCTGTTACATCTAAAGTTGATGTTTACAGTTATGGGATGGTTTTGTTTGAAATCATATCAGGAAGGAGAAATTCAAGTCAAGTTGAGGATGGTGATTATTCAGCCTTTTTTCCTCTACAAGTTGCAAGAAAGCTTCTCAGTGGAGAAATTGGAAGTCTGGTAGACCCAAATTTGCAAGGTGACGTGAACCTTGAGGAGGTTGTAAGAGTTTGCAAAGTTGCATGTTGGTGCATTCAAGATGATGAGTTTGATCGACCAACCATGGCCGAGGTGGTGCAGTTTCTTGAGGGTGTTATTGAGGTTGATATGCCTCGAGTGCCGAGACTACTGAATGCAATCACAGCAGGAGTAGGTTCACCAACATCTGACACTTAG
- the LOC109745548 gene encoding uncharacterized protein has protein sequence MDQHKELEVDVEGEPTDQRKEAEAGAGKPEEPADQRKEEEGDNLKEPTDQSKEEERREEGDNLKEPTDQRKEDEKEDKSEELTDQRKAEAVAVAVAVAEVEVDKSEELTDQRKEEAGEEKDKETERSSGEESPSLFVHPCSVLLRYLVRAYAWCMGMADWFGGGGTRPSAAPAASLNSSREEAGEAADIGTREISKTTTGRGFYMREVIMRVRAVRRPRPPTTPREGRGGGGGSHN, from the exons ATGGACCAGCACAAGGAGCTGGAGGTAGATGTGGAGGGAGAACCGACGGATCAGCGCAAGGAGGCGGAGGCGGGGGCGGGCAAGCCTGAAGAACCCGCGGATCAGCgcaaggaggaggaaggagacaACCTCAAAGAGCCAACGGATCAGAGTAAGGAGGAGGAGCGGCGGGAGGAGGGAGACAACCTCAAAGAGCCAACGGACCAGCGCAAGGAGGACGAGAAGGAGGACAAGTCTGAAGAGCTGACCGACCAGCGCAAGGCggaggcggtggcggtggcggtggcggtggcggaggtggaggtggaCAAGTCTGAAGAGCTCACCGACCAGCGCAAGGAGGAGGCGGGGGAGGAGAAGGACAAGGAGAcggagaggagctccggcgaggAGTCGCCGTCGCTCTTCGTGCACCCGTGCTCGGTGCTGCTGCGGTACCTCGTCCGTGCCTACGCGTGGTGCATGGGTATGGCCGACTggttcggcggcggcggcacaaGGCCGAGCGCCGCTCCTGCCGCGTCTCTTAACTCGTCACGGGAAGAAGCAGGCGAGGCGGCGGACATCGGGACCAGGGAGATCTCCAAGACCACCACTGGCAGA GGGTTCTACATGCGGGAGGTGATCATGCGCGTGAGGGCGGTGAGGAGGCCGCGGCCGCCGACCACTCCGAGGGAAGGGCGCGGCGGTGGTGGAGGAAGCCACAACTAG